In the genome of Solibacillus silvestris, one region contains:
- a CDS encoding 30S ribosomal protein S12: MPTINQLVRKPRQSKSTKSKSPALNKGYNSFKKSLTDVKSPQKRGVCTRVGTMTPRKPNSALRKYARVRLTNQLEVTAYIPGEGHNLQEHSVVLIRGGRVKDLAGVRYHIVRGALDTAGVNGRLQSRSKYGTKRPKEKK; this comes from the coding sequence ATGCCTACAATTAACCAATTAGTACGTAAGCCTCGTCAATCTAAAAGCACGAAATCAAAATCTCCAGCGTTAAACAAAGGATATAACTCATTTAAAAAATCTTTAACTGACGTTAAGTCTCCTCAAAAACGCGGAGTTTGTACTCGTGTAGGTACAATGACACCACGTAAACCGAACTCGGCTTTACGTAAATACGCTCGTGTACGCTTAACTAACCAACTTGAGGTTACTGCGTATATCCCAGGTGAAGGTCACAACTTACAAGAGCACAGTGTAGTTCTTATCCGTGGCGGACGCGTAAAAGACTTAGCTGGAGTACGTTACCACATCGTTCGTGGTGCACTTGATACAGCTGGTGTTAACGGTCGTTTACAATCTCGTTCTAAATACGGTACTAAACGCCCTAAAGAAAAAAAATAA
- a CDS encoding 30S ribosomal protein S7 codes for MPRKGPVSKRDVLPDPLYNSKLVTRLINKMMIDGKRGTSQKILYGAFELVQERSGQNALEVFEAALNNVMPVLEVRARRVGGSNYQVPVEVRPERRTTLGLRYLVNYARLRGEKTMEERLANEILDASNNTGASVKKREDMHKMAEANKAFAHYRW; via the coding sequence ATGCCTCGTAAAGGTCCTGTTTCCAAACGTGACGTGTTACCAGATCCACTTTATAACTCAAAACTAGTAACTCGTTTAATCAACAAAATGATGATTGATGGTAAAAGAGGTACTTCTCAAAAGATTTTATACGGAGCTTTCGAATTAGTTCAAGAGCGTTCGGGTCAAAATGCTTTAGAAGTATTTGAAGCTGCATTAAACAACGTGATGCCTGTATTAGAAGTACGTGCTCGTCGTGTTGGTGGTTCTAACTACCAAGTGCCAGTAGAAGTTCGTCCAGAACGTCGTACAACTTTAGGTTTACGTTATTTAGTAAACTATGCTCGTCTTCGTGGAGAAAAAACGATGGAAGAGCGCTTAGCTAACGAAATCTTAGATGCATCTAACAACACTGGTGCTTCAGTTAAGAAACGTGAAGATATGCACAAAATGGCAGAAGCGAACAAAGCATTCGCTCACTACCGTTGGTAA
- the fusA gene encoding elongation factor G (EF-G; promotes GTP-dependent translocation of the ribosome during translation; many organisms have multiple copies of this gene), producing the protein MKREFSLENTRNIGIMAHIDAGKTTTTERILYYTGKIHKIGETHDGGSQMDWMEQEQERGITITSAATTAQWNGHRINIIDTPGHVDFTVEVERSLRVLDGAVTVLDAQSGVEPQTETVWRQATTYGVPRIVFINKMDKMGADFLYSVGTLHERLQANAHPIQLPIGAEDEFRGIIDLIEMNATFYGNDEGTDVTVGEIPAEFMDQAEEYREKLIDAVASVDEELMEKYLEGEEITKEELKAAIRKATIAVEFYPVLCGTAFKHKGVRKMLDAAVDYLPAPTDVEAIKGTDVDGEEEIIRHSSDEEPFSALAFKVMTDPFVGKLTFFRVYSGTLEAGSYVQNSSKGKRERVGRILQMHANSREEIAKVYSGDIAAAVGLKDTTTGDTLCDEKNLVILESMDFPEPVISLSVEPKSKADQDKMGQALQKLQEEDPTFRAHTDTETGQTIISGMGELHLDILVDRMKREFKVEANVGAPMVSYRETFRSEAKVQGKFSRQSGGRGQYGDVTIEFSPNEEGKGFEFENAIVGGVVPREYIPAVEAGLRDSLDRGVVAGYPLIDIKAKLVFGSYHDVDSSEMAFKIAASMALKEAAKKCNPVILEPMMKVEVVIPEEYLGDIMGNITARRGRVEGMEARGNSQVVRAMVPLSEMFGYATTLRSATQGRGVFSMTFDHYEEVPKSIAEDIIKKNKGE; encoded by the coding sequence ATGAAACGCGAATTCTCTCTAGAGAATACACGTAATATTGGGATCATGGCTCACATTGATGCTGGTAAAACAACAACTACTGAGCGTATCCTTTATTACACTGGTAAGATTCACAAAATCGGTGAAACTCATGATGGCGGTTCTCAAATGGACTGGATGGAGCAAGAACAAGAGCGTGGTATCACGATCACTTCTGCTGCAACAACAGCTCAATGGAACGGTCACCGTATCAACATCATCGATACTCCAGGACACGTAGACTTCACTGTTGAAGTTGAACGTTCTTTACGCGTACTTGATGGTGCTGTAACAGTATTAGATGCTCAATCAGGTGTTGAGCCTCAAACTGAAACAGTATGGCGTCAAGCTACAACTTATGGAGTTCCTCGTATCGTATTCATCAACAAGATGGATAAAATGGGAGCTGACTTCCTATATTCTGTAGGTACATTACACGAGCGTTTACAAGCTAATGCTCACCCAATCCAATTACCAATCGGTGCTGAAGACGAGTTCCGCGGAATTATCGATTTAATCGAAATGAACGCTACTTTCTACGGTAACGATGAAGGTACAGATGTAACTGTAGGTGAAATCCCTGCAGAATTCATGGATCAAGCTGAAGAGTACCGTGAGAAATTAATCGACGCTGTTGCAAGTGTTGATGAAGAACTTATGGAGAAATACTTAGAAGGCGAAGAAATTACTAAAGAAGAATTAAAAGCAGCAATCCGTAAAGCTACTATCGCGGTAGAATTCTACCCAGTACTTTGTGGTACAGCATTCAAACACAAAGGTGTTCGTAAAATGTTAGATGCTGCTGTTGATTACCTTCCAGCTCCTACTGACGTAGAAGCTATTAAAGGTACTGACGTTGACGGTGAAGAAGAAATCATCCGCCATTCTTCTGATGAAGAGCCGTTCTCAGCTCTTGCATTCAAAGTAATGACAGACCCATTCGTAGGTAAGTTAACATTCTTCCGTGTGTACTCAGGTACATTAGAAGCAGGTTCTTACGTACAAAACTCTTCTAAAGGTAAACGTGAGCGTGTAGGACGTATCCTACAAATGCACGCTAACTCTCGTGAAGAGATCGCAAAAGTATACTCTGGTGATATCGCTGCTGCTGTAGGTCTTAAAGATACTACAACAGGTGATACTCTATGTGACGAGAAAAACCTTGTTATCTTAGAGTCAATGGACTTCCCAGAGCCAGTAATCTCTCTTTCTGTAGAACCAAAATCTAAAGCTGACCAAGATAAAATGGGTCAAGCTTTACAAAAACTACAAGAAGAAGATCCAACATTCCGTGCACATACAGACACTGAAACAGGTCAAACAATCATCTCTGGTATGGGTGAACTTCACCTTGATATCTTAGTTGACCGTATGAAACGTGAATTTAAAGTTGAAGCTAACGTGGGTGCTCCAATGGTATCTTACCGTGAAACATTCCGTAGCGAAGCTAAAGTTCAAGGTAAATTCTCTCGTCAATCTGGTGGTCGCGGTCAATACGGTGACGTAACGATCGAGTTCTCTCCAAACGAAGAGGGTAAAGGTTTCGAATTCGAAAACGCTATCGTTGGTGGTGTTGTACCTCGTGAATACATCCCTGCAGTAGAAGCGGGTCTACGTGACTCTCTTGACCGCGGTGTTGTTGCTGGTTACCCACTAATCGACATCAAAGCGAAATTAGTATTCGGTTCTTACCATGACGTTGACTCAAGTGAAATGGCGTTCAAAATCGCTGCATCTATGGCTTTAAAAGAAGCAGCTAAAAAATGTAACCCAGTTATCTTAGAGCCAATGATGAAAGTAGAAGTTGTAATTCCAGAAGAGTACCTTGGTGATATTATGGGTAACATTACTGCTCGTCGCGGTCGCGTAGAGGGTATGGAAGCTCGTGGTAACTCTCAAGTAGTACGTGCTATGGTTCCACTATCTGAAATGTTCGGATATGCTACAACTTTACGTTCTGCAACTCAAGGTCGCGGTGTATTCTCAATGACGTTCGATCACTATGAAGAAGTACCAAAATCAATTGCAGAAGATATCATCAAAAAAAATAAAGGTGAATAA
- a CDS encoding ribosomal protein L7Ae-like protein, with amino-acid sequence MSYDQVKQASKTIIGIKQAVKAMYAGQVTALFVAIDADKWVTDPAILLAKEIGVPVNYVDSKKELGKACGIHVGAAVVAITAM; translated from the coding sequence ATGTCTTACGATCAAGTAAAACAGGCCAGTAAAACAATCATAGGTATAAAGCAAGCAGTGAAAGCAATGTATGCTGGACAAGTAACAGCTCTTTTTGTCGCAATCGATGCAGACAAATGGGTAACCGATCCGGCCATTCTTCTCGCGAAAGAAATCGGTGTACCAGTTAATTACGTCGATTCAAAGAAAGAACTTGGTAAAGCTTGCGGCATTCATGTTGGAGCTGCAGTTGTTGCGATTACTGCGATGTAG